In a single window of the Pseudanabaena sp. BC1403 genome:
- a CDS encoding Uma2 family endonuclease, with translation MSALTLTLDPVVQVSKEQFYQICANNPDLRLERNANGELVIMSPTGSETSSWNSDLTTDLNIWNRQNLTGKVFDSSGGFSLPNGADRSPDAAWIPIEKWNAFTPEQRKKFLPICPDFALELLSPSDSWLKGQLKMQEYMDNGCRLGWLIDPENKRVAIYRIGQPVEIIEAPSNLSGEDVLQGFILNLKNIWSS, from the coding sequence ATGAGTGCATTAACCTTAACCCTCGATCCCGTAGTCCAAGTTTCTAAAGAACAGTTTTATCAAATATGTGCCAACAATCCCGATCTGCGACTAGAGCGTAATGCTAATGGAGAACTCGTAATTATGTCGCCAACAGGCAGTGAAACAAGTTCTTGGAACTCAGATTTAACTACCGATCTCAATATTTGGAATCGACAAAATCTTACTGGAAAGGTTTTTGACTCTTCAGGAGGATTTTCATTGCCCAATGGGGCAGATCGATCCCCCGATGCGGCATGGATTCCCATTGAAAAATGGAATGCCTTTACTCCAGAACAGCGCAAAAAATTTCTGCCTATATGTCCAGACTTCGCACTTGAGCTTCTTTCTCCCAGTGATTCATGGCTTAAGGGACAACTAAAGATGCAAGAATATATGGATAACGGCTGTCGGTTAGGTTGGCTAATCGATCCCGAAAATAAGCGCGTTGCCATTTATCGCATTGGTCAACCAGTAGAAATCATCGAAGCGCCATCCAATCTTTCAGGTGAAGATGTCTTACAAGGATTTATACTCAACCTAAAAAATATTTGGTCAAGCTAA
- the upp gene encoding uracil phosphoribosyltransferase, whose amino-acid sequence MTSQLRVYVPPHPVIRHWLTIAREKHTPVPLFRTAMSEMGKWLTYEAVREFLPVQEVNIETPLGNASGQLIDGSIPLAFVPILRAGLSMLEGCQNLLPTANVYHLGLVRNEETLEASCYLNRLPERFEPQTHIFIVEPMMATGGSIITTLKMLTERGADASLIRIINALCAPPALQLINQQFPAVQIYSGCIDEVVNEKGWIVPGLGDAGDRSFGTE is encoded by the coding sequence ATGACTTCTCAATTGCGTGTATATGTTCCTCCACATCCAGTCATTCGTCACTGGCTCACGATCGCAAGGGAGAAGCATACACCAGTTCCCTTATTCCGAACTGCGATGAGCGAAATGGGTAAATGGCTTACCTATGAGGCTGTCCGAGAATTTTTACCTGTACAAGAAGTAAATATAGAAACTCCATTGGGAAACGCATCAGGACAGTTGATCGATGGTTCTATCCCTTTAGCCTTTGTCCCGATTTTGCGTGCAGGCTTGTCAATGCTTGAAGGCTGCCAAAATCTATTGCCAACGGCAAATGTTTATCATCTTGGCTTAGTGCGTAATGAAGAAACCCTTGAAGCTAGCTGTTATCTCAATCGTTTACCAGAGAGATTTGAACCTCAAACACATATTTTCATTGTCGAGCCAATGATGGCAACAGGTGGATCGATTATTACAACCCTAAAAATGTTGACAGAACGAGGAGCCGATGCATCCTTAATACGGATTATTAATGCCCTATGTGCTCCGCCAGCTTTGCAACTAATCAATCAACAATTTCCTGCGGTACAGATCTATTCAGGTTGTATCGATGAAGTTGTGAATGAGAAAGGATGGATTGTTCCTGGGTTAGGAGATGCAGGCGATCGCTCGTTTGGAACTGAGTAA
- the secA gene encoding preprotein translocase subunit SecA yields MFNLKNLIGDPNKRKLDKLRPEVALINSLAPELAVLSDRELQGKTGEFKQRLEKGEPLDELLPEAFAVVREAATRVLGLRHYDVQMLGGMILHRGEIAEMKTGEGKTLVATLPSYLNALSGKGVHVVTVNDYLARRDAEWMGQVHRFLGMSVGLIQNSMEPVERRKNYGCDITYATNSELGFDYLRDNMATSIEEVVQRNFNFCVIDEVDSILIDEARTPLIISGMVERPTEKYLGAVTIAAQLQPETHYEVDEKQRNVVMTDEGFELAEKLLGVTDLFDQADPWAHYVFNALKAKELFLKDVNYIVRDGEVTIVDEFTGRVMPGRRWSDGLHQAIEAKEGTDIENETQTLATITYQNFFLLYPKLGGMTGTAKTEEAELGKIYNLEVTTMPTNRKSGRGDWSDVVYKTEAAKWRAVAEECREMHESGRPVLIGTTSVEKSEVLARLLSEKDIPHNLLNAKPENVEREAEIVAQAGRKGSITIATNMAGRGTDIILGGNADYMARLKVRESFMPMIVRPEDDEDFTNEGQRMFSDRPQKGQGFGSTDGKKKKTWKVSDSLYPCELSKDAQTMLKEAVDFAVEKLGRMSQSELEAEEMLAVASEKAPTDDEVIQKLRDAFTLIKREYEEVTDAEHELVTKLGGLHVIGTERHESRRVDNQLRGRCGRQGDPGSTRFFLSLEDNLMRIFAGDRVAGLMNAFRVEEDMPISSGMLTSALENAQKKVETYYYDIRKQVFEYDEVMNNQRRAIYAERRRVLEGENLRDRVIEYAERTMDDIVNAYVNPELPPEEWNLVAMVKKIKEFVNLLQDLEPDQLDDMFLPEMQAFLREEVRRAYEIKEAQVESLQVGLMRQAERFFILQRIDSLWRDHLQAMEALRESVGLRGYGQKDPLIEYKSEGYEIFLDMMTQIRRDVVYSLFEFDPRPQQQPETIEAEFV; encoded by the coding sequence ATGTTTAACTTAAAAAACCTGATTGGCGATCCTAATAAGCGTAAGCTTGACAAACTCCGTCCCGAAGTGGCTCTCATTAACTCCCTAGCCCCAGAGTTAGCGGTGCTAAGCGATCGCGAATTGCAAGGAAAAACAGGAGAGTTTAAACAGCGCCTCGAAAAAGGGGAACCACTTGACGAGCTACTCCCCGAAGCCTTTGCGGTAGTCCGTGAGGCAGCCACCCGCGTTTTAGGTCTGCGTCATTATGATGTCCAAATGCTCGGCGGCATGATCCTGCATCGTGGTGAAATTGCCGAAATGAAGACGGGAGAAGGCAAAACTCTCGTCGCTACCTTGCCCAGCTACCTTAACGCCCTGTCAGGTAAAGGCGTGCATGTAGTCACAGTTAACGACTACCTCGCCCGTCGTGACGCAGAATGGATGGGTCAAGTGCATCGCTTTCTAGGTATGTCGGTAGGCTTGATTCAAAACTCAATGGAGCCAGTCGAGCGCCGCAAAAATTATGGCTGTGATATCACCTATGCCACCAACAGCGAACTAGGTTTTGATTATTTACGCGACAACATGGCGACCAGCATCGAAGAAGTGGTGCAGCGTAATTTTAACTTTTGTGTAATTGACGAAGTTGACTCGATCCTGATTGATGAAGCGCGTACACCCCTGATTATTTCGGGTATGGTTGAGCGTCCAACAGAGAAATATTTAGGCGCTGTCACGATCGCAGCTCAACTGCAACCAGAAACCCATTATGAAGTTGACGAAAAGCAGCGTAATGTCGTCATGACCGATGAAGGTTTTGAGCTAGCCGAAAAGCTGCTTGGTGTTACTGACTTGTTTGACCAAGCTGATCCTTGGGCGCATTATGTATTTAACGCGCTGAAGGCAAAGGAATTATTCCTCAAAGATGTGAATTATATTGTCCGCGATGGCGAAGTCACGATCGTTGATGAATTTACAGGGCGTGTCATGCCAGGTCGCCGTTGGAGCGATGGATTACATCAAGCGATCGAGGCAAAAGAAGGCACAGACATTGAGAATGAAACCCAAACTCTCGCCACGATTACCTATCAAAACTTCTTCCTGCTTTATCCAAAACTTGGCGGCATGACTGGCACGGCAAAAACCGAAGAAGCCGAACTAGGCAAGATCTATAATCTCGAAGTCACAACCATGCCCACCAACCGTAAGAGCGGACGTGGTGACTGGTCGGATGTGGTCTACAAAACTGAAGCAGCTAAGTGGCGAGCCGTTGCCGAAGAATGCCGCGAAATGCATGAATCAGGTCGCCCAGTTTTGATTGGAACTACCAGTGTTGAAAAATCTGAAGTTTTAGCGCGGTTGTTGAGTGAAAAAGACATTCCTCACAATCTACTCAATGCGAAGCCAGAGAACGTAGAACGCGAAGCCGAAATCGTGGCTCAAGCAGGACGTAAAGGCTCAATCACGATCGCTACAAACATGGCAGGTCGTGGCACAGACATTATCCTCGGCGGTAATGCTGACTACATGGCGCGTTTGAAGGTGCGTGAAAGCTTTATGCCGATGATTGTTCGTCCTGAAGATGACGAAGACTTTACCAATGAGGGGCAACGCATGTTTAGCGATCGCCCTCAAAAAGGGCAGGGATTCGGCTCAACGGATGGCAAAAAGAAAAAGACTTGGAAAGTATCTGATAGTCTCTATCCTTGCGAACTCTCTAAAGATGCCCAAACGATGCTCAAAGAAGCTGTAGATTTTGCAGTTGAGAAGTTAGGCAGAATGAGTCAATCGGAATTGGAAGCCGAAGAAATGCTTGCGGTTGCTTCTGAAAAAGCTCCTACCGATGATGAAGTGATCCAAAAACTCCGCGATGCGTTTACCCTAATCAAGCGTGAATATGAAGAAGTTACTGATGCTGAGCATGAGCTAGTAACGAAACTAGGTGGCTTGCATGTGATTGGCACTGAGCGTCATGAATCGCGACGTGTGGATAACCAGTTACGCGGTCGTTGCGGTCGCCAAGGTGACCCAGGTTCGACGAGATTTTTCCTGAGCCTCGAAGATAATTTGATGCGGATTTTTGCAGGCGATCGCGTTGCAGGGCTGATGAATGCCTTCCGCGTCGAAGAAGATATGCCGATTAGTTCAGGGATGCTGACTAGCGCTCTAGAAAATGCTCAGAAGAAAGTAGAAACCTACTATTACGACATTCGTAAACAAGTCTTTGAATACGATGAAGTCATGAACAATCAGCGTCGAGCAATCTATGCTGAGCGTCGTCGCGTGCTTGAGGGTGAAAACTTGCGCGATCGCGTAATCGAATATGCTGAACGCACGATGGATGATATCGTCAATGCCTATGTCAATCCTGAACTTCCACCCGAAGAATGGAACCTCGTAGCGATGGTGAAAAAGATCAAGGAATTTGTAAACCTCTTACAAGACCTCGAACCAGATCAACTTGATGATATGTTCTTGCCTGAGATGCAAGCTTTCCTACGTGAGGAAGTTCGCCGCGCCTATGAAATCAAGGAAGCACAAGTGGAATCCTTGCAAGTTGGTTTGATGCGTCAAGCCGAACGCTTCTTTATCTTGCAGCGGATTGATTCTCTCTGGCGCGATCATTTACAAGCAATGGAAGCTTTGCGTGAATCCGTCGGTTTGCGTGGCTATGGACAAAAAGATCCTTTGATTGAATATAAGAGTGAAGGCTATGAAATCTTCCTAGACATGATGACCCAAATTCGCCGTGATGTTGTCTACTCACTATTTGAGTTCGATCCTCGCCCTCAGCAACAGCCTGAAACCATCGAAGCTGAATTTGTCTAA
- a CDS encoding Glu/Leu/Phe/Val dehydrogenase, translating to MAESLFDQASERLADAIAHVNISEDAIERLKSPKASLQVSIQVRMDDGTLKVFQGYRVRYNDLRGPTKGGIRFHPNVNMDEVKSLAFWMTFKCAAVNLPFGGAKGGVAVDPKQLSKFELERLSRGYINAIADFMGADVDIPAPDVQTNQTIMGWMVDEYSNIQRRLCPAAITGKPIAMGGSLGRETATGLGAFFAIETLLPLLKMQREQTTVAVQGFGNVGAAIADLLSKAGYKVLAVSDSKGGIYAKQGLDVPSIISYKNSTRSFQAVYCEDSVCNIVEHQTITNEELLKLDVDILIPAALENQITEHNAHEIRAKYIFEIANGPVTPAADTILEKRGIMVFPDILVNAGGVTVSYFEWVQNRSGLYWTLEEVNDRLKHSMIAETLRIWKIADQKQISMRTAAYVHALTRLSEAIDAKGTRAYYVQ from the coding sequence GTGGCAGAGTCTTTATTTGATCAAGCTAGTGAACGATTGGCGGACGCGATCGCACATGTAAATATTTCTGAAGATGCGATCGAGCGATTAAAATCACCGAAAGCAAGTTTGCAAGTTTCCATTCAAGTGAGAATGGATGATGGAACTCTGAAAGTCTTTCAAGGCTATCGAGTGCGCTACAACGATTTGCGGGGGCCAACCAAAGGAGGAATTCGATTCCATCCTAATGTAAACATGGATGAAGTAAAATCCTTAGCATTTTGGATGACTTTTAAATGTGCTGCTGTGAATTTGCCATTTGGAGGTGCAAAGGGTGGAGTAGCCGTCGATCCGAAACAATTATCCAAGTTTGAATTAGAGCGACTCAGTCGTGGCTATATCAATGCGATCGCAGATTTTATGGGCGCAGATGTAGATATTCCTGCGCCCGATGTTCAGACTAACCAGACGATCATGGGATGGATGGTGGATGAATATAGCAATATTCAACGTCGGCTTTGTCCTGCGGCGATAACAGGCAAGCCAATCGCTATGGGTGGCAGTCTCGGACGCGAAACAGCAACGGGCTTAGGGGCATTTTTTGCGATCGAAACTTTGTTGCCATTGTTAAAAATGCAGCGCGAACAAACAACAGTGGCGGTGCAGGGGTTTGGAAATGTGGGCGCTGCGATCGCCGATCTGTTGAGTAAGGCAGGCTACAAGGTTCTAGCGGTAAGCGATTCTAAGGGCGGTATTTATGCAAAGCAAGGGCTAGATGTGCCGAGCATCATCAGTTACAAAAATTCGACTCGCAGTTTTCAAGCCGTGTACTGCGAGGATTCAGTATGTAATATTGTTGAACATCAAACGATTACCAATGAAGAATTGCTCAAACTCGATGTCGATATTTTGATTCCTGCGGCGCTGGAGAATCAAATTACTGAACATAATGCTCACGAGATCCGCGCTAAATATATTTTCGAGATCGCGAATGGACCAGTCACTCCTGCGGCGGATACAATTTTGGAAAAACGCGGAATCATGGTTTTTCCTGACATTCTCGTGAATGCGGGTGGTGTTACTGTCAGTTATTTTGAATGGGTACAGAATCGTAGTGGCTTATATTGGACACTCGAAGAGGTAAACGATCGCCTCAAACACAGCATGATCGCCGAAACTCTAAGAATCTGGAAAATTGCCGATCAAAAGCAAATCTCGATGCGGACAGCCGCCTATGTACATGCCTTAACGCGCCTGAGTGAAGCGATCGATGCCAAAGGTACAAGGGCTTATTACGTGCAATAA
- a CDS encoding S-layer family protein yields MFIVKHGLSYLLLTSIIASTSGAYAQNITTGANGLNTNVDQVGNQYNITGGTQAGGNLFYSLQKLGLSTGEIANFLSSPNIQNVLTRVTGGEASLINGLIQVTGGNSNLFIMNPAGIVFGANASLNVPASFSATTASGIQVGNGWFGMNSSVDEVRNLTGNVAGYAFTNTLPSVDTNPSGVIVNEGNLNASTGKSVTLVGGMVVNTGTIATPSGNITIAATPDNKFIKISNEGSLMSLELPIADRQAVGNAPVLKGVDLPSLLTGKTAGTAIVSGNLNVSGNNGGNVQALGNNVTLASANINANGNNGGGTVLIGGDLQGTGTTPTAQSTTVDANSKISADALTNGNGGKVIVWADNTTKFDGTITAKAGTQSGNGGLVETSGKNTLIVGNTAQVNTSAPQGVSGNWLLDPTSITVVATGGIDPTVAAANANAGASTIDSAVIVTALGFGNVTLTATNTITVDAAINSLSGNGLELNATTTNLNAPITLTGGALTGTATTVNVGAAGTVQNGVDAAATGATVNLAAATYTLGATVLINKNLTLNGAGANNTIVSGNNAVQVIRIGNNGIVNMNDLTVTRGRATGDGGGIFIVTGSTLSLDRTIFSNNVSGATGAAITNDNGTILNVANSTFSNNSASAGSAIANFGTATISNTTFSNNSATVVGALYSSNATTTISNSVFLGNTLTDRAGAAVLNEGGTTNISNSTFSGNSTGFNGRGIIFNFSGTTNISNITVSGNTPNPQGAIFSEGGTINIANSIIIGNSSVGNPEIFVTNRVTNPVGTGIVNFTGANIVGANGTSGISISGTGSVTGVTPITPTGAASTVINTTLANNGGSTQTFALSPNSIALDASTTAGGAIPTTSDQRGILIVNGTRDIGAFESRGFTLTPVGGTTPQSATVNTLFGNLLGVTVSFDGGVVDGETVTFTAPNTAVSGLFGASSTTTATIAGGIATAGAFRATTTSGTYNVTATATGVSNTANFVLTNTPDAPATITATGGTPQSTVVNTAFANQLQVSVTDQFGNVVPNSTVTFTAPNAGASTAVAIATATTNASGVATVSVTANTIAGSYTNTATSGAATPANFALTNNPVVVPPVVIPPVVTPPVVVPPIVTPPVVTSKPDIDPNKETRYHDEKKVLVLSSLTPIAFLSTDDIEFQRLDRFLIVIVELMNKDGGNLAINTNDIWKDADISIFEKSVNQDVIKLAINRSIGRFIGKEYIDLVDVNFETKKDRKNILLKVRKSPKPARFLKD; encoded by the coding sequence ATGTTCATTGTAAAACATGGATTAAGTTACTTATTACTAACTAGCATAATCGCATCAACAAGCGGAGCCTATGCCCAGAACATCACTACTGGGGCTAATGGATTAAATACAAATGTCGATCAAGTAGGCAACCAATACAACATCACGGGTGGAACACAGGCAGGTGGCAACTTATTTTATAGTTTGCAAAAATTAGGACTATCCACAGGGGAAATAGCTAATTTTTTAAGCAGTCCTAATATTCAGAATGTCTTAACTCGTGTAACAGGTGGAGAAGCATCGCTGATTAATGGATTGATTCAAGTAACAGGAGGAAACTCTAATCTATTCATCATGAATCCTGCTGGAATTGTGTTTGGTGCAAATGCCAGTTTGAATGTACCCGCCAGTTTCTCGGCTACAACTGCGTCAGGAATCCAAGTAGGGAATGGCTGGTTTGGGATGAATAGCAGCGTTGATGAAGTTCGCAACCTCACTGGTAATGTTGCTGGCTATGCGTTTACAAATACTTTGCCAAGTGTGGATACTAATCCATCAGGTGTAATCGTCAATGAAGGGAATCTGAATGCTAGTACAGGCAAAAGTGTGACCCTTGTTGGTGGAATGGTAGTAAATACGGGAACGATCGCAACACCTTCTGGCAACATAACGATCGCAGCGACTCCTGATAACAAATTTATCAAAATCAGCAATGAAGGTAGTTTGATGTCACTTGAACTGCCGATAGCTGATCGGCAAGCTGTTGGTAATGCACCAGTATTAAAAGGCGTGGATTTACCTAGCTTGCTTACTGGGAAGACTGCGGGAACTGCGATCGTATCAGGTAATTTAAATGTATCGGGAAATAACGGCGGTAATGTTCAAGCTTTGGGCAACAATGTCACCTTAGCAAGTGCCAACATCAATGCAAATGGAAATAACGGCGGCGGTACGGTGCTCATTGGTGGCGATTTACAGGGTACTGGCACAACACCTACTGCTCAATCAACAACGGTTGACGCAAACAGCAAGATTAGTGCCGATGCATTGACCAATGGCAATGGCGGCAAAGTAATCGTATGGGCGGATAATACAACGAAATTTGATGGCACTATTACGGCAAAAGCTGGAACCCAAAGCGGTAATGGTGGACTAGTTGAGACTTCTGGCAAAAATACTCTCATTGTAGGCAATACCGCACAGGTCAATACTTCTGCTCCACAGGGTGTATCAGGTAATTGGTTGCTTGATCCTACTTCGATTACTGTGGTGGCAACTGGTGGAATTGATCCTACAGTTGCGGCAGCTAATGCTAATGCGGGTGCTAGTACTATCGATAGCGCTGTAATTGTGACGGCTCTTGGTTTTGGTAATGTCACCCTGACCGCAACTAATACGATTACTGTCGATGCGGCAATCAATTCTCTTTCTGGAAATGGCTTGGAGCTCAATGCAACCACCACTAATCTCAATGCACCGATTACTTTAACAGGAGGTGCTCTTACGGGTACTGCGACTACGGTCAATGTAGGTGCTGCGGGGACAGTGCAAAATGGTGTGGATGCAGCGGCGACTGGAGCAACTGTGAATCTGGCGGCTGCCACTTACACACTAGGCGCAACAGTGTTAATTAATAAAAACTTGACACTAAATGGTGCAGGTGCGAATAACACTATTGTTAGTGGTAACAATGCCGTCCAAGTCATTCGTATTGGCAATAATGGCATTGTCAATATGAATGACTTGACTGTTACAAGGGGAAGAGCTACTGGAGATGGAGGAGGTATATTTATCGTTACAGGATCGACCCTGAGCCTGGATAGGACTATTTTCTCTAATAATGTTTCTGGTGCCACAGGGGCTGCCATTACTAATGATAATGGGACAATACTTAATGTTGCAAACAGTACATTTTCAAATAATTCGGCATCTGCAGGCAGTGCTATTGCCAACTTTGGTACAGCTACAATCTCCAACACTACCTTCTCGAATAATTCGGCAACTGTCGTTGGTGCGCTTTACAGCTCGAATGCAACAACTACAATCTCTAACAGTGTCTTCTTGGGCAATACGTTAACCGATAGAGCTGGAGCAGCGGTTTTGAACGAGGGTGGTACGACTAATATCTCTAATAGTACCTTCTCTGGAAATTCGACAGGTTTTAACGGCAGAGGCATTATTTTTAACTTCTCTGGTACAACCAACATCTCTAATATCACTGTCTCTGGCAATACGCCAAATCCACAGGGAGCTATTTTTAGCGAAGGTGGTACAATTAATATCGCTAACAGCATCATAATCGGTAATTCGTCAGTCGGAAATCCAGAGATCTTTGTAACAAATAGAGTGACGAATCCAGTGGGAACGGGGATTGTCAATTTTACTGGAGCAAATATTGTTGGCGCAAATGGAACAAGTGGCATTAGCATCAGTGGTACTGGCTCAGTTACAGGAGTAACGCCCATTACTCCGACTGGGGCAGCCAGCACGGTAATTAACACTACCCTCGCCAATAATGGTGGTTCCACACAAACCTTTGCCCTTTCTCCTAACAGTATTGCCCTTGATGCAAGTACCACAGCAGGTGGAGCAATTCCTACCACATCTGACCAACGCGGTATCCTTATAGTTAATGGTACTCGTGATATCGGTGCATTTGAGTCGAGAGGATTTACTCTCACTCCCGTAGGCGGAACCACACCACAAAGTGCCACTGTCAACACATTGTTTGGGAATCTCTTAGGAGTTACTGTCAGCTTTGATGGCGGGGTTGTGGATGGAGAGACAGTTACCTTTACTGCACCAAATACTGCTGTATCAGGTTTGTTTGGTGCGAGCAGCACCACTACAGCAACAATTGCGGGAGGTATAGCCACTGCTGGAGCTTTCAGGGCTACTACTACATCGGGAACTTACAATGTCACAGCTACAGCTACAGGCGTATCCAACACCGCCAACTTCGTTCTAACCAACACCCCAGATGCACCAGCCACCATCACCGCCACAGGAGGCACACCACAAAGCACAGTCGTCAACACCGCATTTGCCAATCAATTACAAGTATCAGTAACAGACCAATTCGGCAATGTCGTCCCAAATAGCACTGTCACCTTCACCGCACCCAATGCTGGTGCATCAACAGCAGTTGCGATCGCAACTGCAACGACCAATGCTAGTGGAGTTGCCACAGTTTCCGTTACTGCCAACACAATCGCAGGATCTTATACCAACACAGCCACTTCAGGAGCTGCTACACCCGCCAACTTTGCTTTAACCAATAACCCAGTGGTTGTACCACCAGTCGTTATCCCACCAGTCGTTACCCCACCAGTGGTTGTACCACCTATCGTTACACCACCTGTTGTCACATCAAAGCCAGACATAGATCCTAACAAGGAGACTCGTTACCATGACGAGAAGAAAGTTTTGGTTTTATCATCATTAACTCCGATCGCATTTCTCTCAACCGATGATATTGAATTCCAGCGCCTTGATAGATTCCTGATCGTAATCGTTGAGCTGATGAATAAAGATGGTGGCAATTTAGCGATCAACACCAACGATATCTGGAAAGATGCAGATATCAGTATTTTTGAAAAATCAGTCAATCAAGATGTGATTAAATTAGCAATCAATCGCTCAATTGGTAGATTTATTGGCAAGGAATATATCGATCTAGTAGATGTCAACTTTGAGACTAAAAAAGACAGAAAAAATATCCTACTCAAGGTTCGGAAGTCTCCTAAACCTGCTAGATTTCTCAAGGATTAA
- a CDS encoding ShlB/FhaC/HecB family hemolysin secretion/activation protein produces MTQQTKDSLKSLLWTIVISSGYFVLPSYADTIALNQENTKTSETEVKVTETAISQAVSINQVKLIGNTVLNRDEIDLILQSLQDKSSTLEQVKAAAEDITQLYISNGYLTSRAQFDPQDPQSIVNGVAQIKAIEGQIERIDVVGTVQTNPDYVRSRVELGISKPFNANAVEDQLRLLKNDPLFKKVTSTLKPSTEADKSLLVVQVEESKQFGGSVSFDNYSPIAVGSERMGVGLSYRNLTGLGDLLSASYYRSTTGGSNLYDFSYSIPVNPMNGTVAIRYAPNNYRITDPDFATFNIRGASSLYDIVYRQPLIRNPREEFALSLGFAHQTGQTFLFENLATPFGIGPDANGVSTTSVFRFGQDYTLRDNDGTWSLRSQFNLGTGLFNATYVTTPNAGFFSWIGQAQRVQMLGSDALLIASFDSQLSANPLLPSQQFTIGGGQSLRGFRQNARSGDNGIRFSLETRLVAMRDQETNRAILQIAPFIDLGAIWNHGNNPTPSSSQNFLAAGGIGLIIEPIERFLLRVEAAIPFVNLQGRGNNLQDTAVHFSVSYQF; encoded by the coding sequence ATGACCCAACAAACAAAAGACTCCCTCAAGAGCTTACTATGGACAATCGTAATTAGCTCAGGGTATTTTGTGCTCCCCAGCTATGCTGATACGATCGCATTAAATCAAGAGAATACAAAAACAAGTGAGACAGAAGTTAAGGTAACAGAAACTGCGATTTCTCAAGCCGTATCCATCAATCAAGTAAAGTTGATTGGTAATACTGTCCTCAACCGAGACGAGATCGACCTTATTCTTCAGTCACTCCAAGACAAATCCTCCACTCTAGAACAGGTCAAAGCCGCTGCTGAAGATATTACTCAACTGTATATCAGTAATGGCTATCTCACCTCCCGTGCTCAATTTGACCCGCAAGATCCTCAAAGTATCGTTAATGGGGTTGCTCAAATCAAAGCAATCGAGGGACAAATTGAACGAATTGACGTTGTAGGAACTGTCCAAACCAATCCTGACTACGTAAGATCGCGAGTGGAATTGGGGATCTCCAAACCATTCAATGCCAACGCTGTTGAAGATCAGTTGCGACTCCTAAAAAACGATCCGCTATTCAAAAAAGTCACCTCCACTCTCAAACCCAGCACCGAAGCAGATAAAAGCTTACTAGTAGTCCAAGTAGAAGAATCAAAACAGTTTGGCGGCTCCGTTAGCTTTGACAATTACTCACCCATCGCCGTTGGCTCAGAACGCATGGGTGTAGGATTAAGCTATCGGAACCTTACAGGACTTGGCGATTTACTCTCAGCATCCTACTATCGCAGCACCACAGGTGGCTCCAATCTCTACGACTTTAGCTACAGCATTCCCGTGAATCCCATGAATGGAACTGTAGCAATTCGCTACGCGCCGAATAACTATCGGATTACCGATCCAGACTTCGCGACCTTTAATATTCGTGGCGCGAGTAGCCTCTATGACATCGTTTATCGCCAACCATTAATTCGTAACCCACGCGAAGAATTTGCGCTGTCCCTAGGATTTGCCCATCAGACAGGACAGACCTTCCTGTTTGAGAATCTTGCAACCCCATTTGGGATTGGACCTGATGCCAATGGTGTCAGCACCACCAGCGTATTTCGCTTTGGTCAAGACTATACCTTGCGCGATAATGATGGTACATGGTCATTGCGATCGCAATTCAATCTTGGCACAGGACTATTTAACGCCACCTATGTCACCACACCTAATGCTGGCTTTTTTAGCTGGATCGGACAGGCTCAAAGAGTGCAAATGCTAGGCTCTGATGCGCTTCTAATCGCCTCTTTTGATTCGCAGTTGTCTGCTAATCCTTTACTTCCTTCTCAACAATTCACGATTGGCGGTGGACAATCACTGCGAGGATTTCGCCAAAATGCGCGATCAGGCGATAACGGGATTCGCTTTAGTCTTGAGACTCGTCTAGTAGCAATGCGAGATCAAGAAACTAACAGAGCAATTCTCCAAATCGCTCCTTTTATCGATCTTGGTGCAATTTGGAATCATGGCAATAACCCTACACCTTCATCATCACAAAACTTTTTAGCCGCAGGTGGGATAGGTCTAATTATTGAGCCAATTGAGCGGTTCCTGCTCCGAGTTGAAGCTGCTATTCCATTTGTGAACTTGCAAGGACGCGGCAATAATCTTCAAGATACTGCCGTTCATTTTAGTGTAAGTTATCAGTTCTAG